The Caloenas nicobarica isolate bCalNic1 chromosome 32, bCalNic1.hap1, whole genome shotgun sequence genome includes the window atatggcagtgacatttgcgtgctgtgggcatggctgtgcctgggagatggggaatggctgctgctgggggtggctgtgctcaggcatggcccatgagctgaccttgctctgctcctctcttgcactgcccacacttggatggtcctcaggaatcatccatgaacctggtggatgcatgaacttCCTGGCATGATGGGGTACAGATAcaaatagaggattcaagcaagtttgggatggggacattgaggtgattggtgactATTGCCATGtgcatgaaagaagctggaggaatTGTaaggaactcacaggcatttccagctccacagaaaaccagagccttgcagttagagcaacagcacttgacataaaacccacccccaaaacaccaaacactcacactgaccacaggcaaagccttgaaaaacatttgagaaaaatatgccACGTcccaggggtcagggctcagtcattctggtgataaacaagcatcaagggctgacatggcatcagaaccacctccacattgccttcaccacctgtaaccagtgtcttcAAGTCTTTCCCTCACCAgcccccagggacagggacctcgactggttgtttcctttgcagctttgtcagtgatggcccttcatggggtccgAAGCACGCTCAGAACCTTGAGTTTTGCTTtggcctttcacttcattagagccttgttcatcctttcagtagctgcacttcaggatcatggcagcagagggctcattaacatctaAAATGCCCTTACATGgcaaggctctgtgcatcattttcctaaatgcttcaagtctggtgtggatgattagagagatttcaggaatagccaaacagagagcatttccataataaagagcaataaagcagtatttcttcgatttcctttcctgctcacccttccctccttttccagaacagctgttatcagcagtctcctgttcatattgatgtggagcatctcctgataaagactggaTATGACAGAAATGTGGGTGCCTAAATCACCAGAGCACCTCCAGAGgaatcaccctcctctggaccaagaggtgggtgttcctgggaatctcaggtgcaaCAGCACAGccatacttgtgttcagggagcttgTCAAATGACCCACctgcttttctgtaatggtgtctgagtttgctcaggtaaaccctgacttgagccccatccactcctgggtgttctccagactcctgtcttcaggaacaaagtcccaggagaccttgctggtgaagatggagacaaagaagccgtgaagtacctcagtcctgtctgattctactcttatgaagttcagcagcaggcctgcATTCACCCTGTCTATTGTTTTACTGCAAATGAAGCAGCGTCAGATCATCTTACTGGCCtcagcctctgctgcaggagtCAAGTCCAGGGTAGCTTGGGTATCATCCCTACATCCGtggacaaggtttctaaattcctcctttgcagcttcccctgcttccacctcctgtgtgctgccttttttgccctggagctccatcagtTCAGATGAGCAGCttcatgagataaatgcttcttttcatgggtacttggagagatcattcttgtgcttggagcaggctgtcctgtaaggtttgtcagatttcctgagttccttcacccttcagacctgcttccatgtcaccacctttattggctgccatcccccagtatgtccgtgtcttctcctctggagcccaccagcctgtgctctgctgctggccttcctccctcccctcggTAAAgcagttggcccaagatcctctggactgttggcacctgccgctttgcctggccagtgaatgccagggcaatgacagttccccataggaacctactCATTGACaggtgacttcctcaggttgctgacagaagatcttttccatttcttctccatgatcaagtagtttgtaacacccaacacattgtcaccatctactgggtttacatggcaaagtcttggaactgggggtgagtgtgggtgtgctacagttgtcacctctctgagaagacaacaggagtttaaTGTCTGTAAGAGTCggtctgaagaacagtttctgcctgaacatcgccatcagggacttgcagaacagatggactgatagaaagaattggacaatgacttggagaggggcctgaagcaaggaattgtgttgagcaggtctctccgactcgggggctacaggtaacaatggctgctgtatggactccacctgctgcctgagtCAAACATGCCCCCATCATCTGAGAGGAATTGTGTTACGAAGGCCTCTCCAacctggggacaataactgctgtccagaagatggattttcacctgttgcttgagccagacttgcccccgacctcctccctgtaacaaaagCCAACGAAGGAGAGCATGCAcagaggctcgccaagggtctagaggtcacccaatggaccagcaagagacccctgaaccgaggcagcgcaggcgcagacgggttctggcaaaagaagagaggactttttgggcctgcgcagtaaagcctggattgcgcaacaaaggcagagattggcctcaatccatgggagcaaagtggggtgaagaagcatgaaagacaaTTCCCGATGGGACATCATAgagatctccccaccaaaggatcccGGATCATGACAGAGGACCGGCAGGGCTCTTCTCatgggacctgagaccagagggtCACCTTTGGGACTCGTTCAGTGGTAACCaaccctctttccccctttttcctttcctttttttttctctactcaCTCTGTTGCATGCCGCTTTATgggaaaattaataaagcaacactgcttgattgaattataaccccttggcattttggttgccttaattttgcgcttcgagatcaaggtaaacgaaccatcatgagtccatcaccgaatggaccataacaatgtcagacagagccgatttcagctggctccaagatggactcactccttgccaaatctgagccactcagggatgctggcagcacctctgtgatagCGTACTTGAGAAAGagtaaaaaacactgcacagcagcaggtgggagagaggagggaggaaatgtgagagaaaaattgctgcaaacaccaaggtcatatcccataggacccaagcaggtccctcagcaggccaaagcctgctctcctgaaatcctgctctttgccttgttatcatcttccaggagtCTCAACTCTACTTTCTCATCTCTGACTGTTACAttcctgaccaactctttctggtttgtaagtgtgaaatcccacagggcacctcacctcactgactcctcagtcacccatgtcaggaagatgttgtcaatgagctccaaacCGCTCCTGaatggctggtaccttgcagctattgggatatcttaggtctgccatGAGGATGTGTCCCTGGAAtcatgaggcttctttcatttgacTGAAGGAGGCCTCATTTGATTCTTCTTCTTGATAaatgagtcagtagctgatgtccagtcaccacaacattgcccatgttgttctgccctctcatgctgactcctcagccttcagctgacattgtctgtccccaggcagagctccgcACATtgctgatgttctcccacatggagggaaacttcccctctaagtccagaccttgggcattatgagtaccagacccccaagatgccacagtttctccaggaggtgGTATTTAcagtgtcctgtaactcctcatgctgtCATATTGGGATAGACACCCCTATCAGGATAAGCCATTTGCATTCAAACATGTAGAGGTGAGCAAGTGCAGCTTCACTCTAGGAGGGTCCAGACCTGGAGAACCTTTGAGATTTTCCcatcagaaagctctgaagttGTACAAGGAGAAGTGGACAGTtctgtatcagggcaggaggataaccccatccatcaggacagagcaggacctgacacgctgagcagtgaccctgaggagaagggcctgggcactacaagggccgccacacaagtccgtgctgcacgctcaccatgaacaaggcagctgcacacggggctgcatgaggaggagcgtggggacccagacacctggagttctcatcccattcggttcagcgctggtgtgaccccacacacacgggtgtgtgccagtgtgcggcttcccagtttggagaagcaggaaggaactggagagtgtagggctgtgccaaggcagggttcaggaccttgtgcacatggtgtgggatgctgagggacctgggctgctctggcccagcagcgctggggaggctgcagcagtgtaggagtagcctgagagtgctggaagggtggtttcagagatggtggaggttttcttcatagtgggaaagagcacgagaaagaaataatggcacacagtgcagctggggaggtccaggctggacatgagcaggaaggaatgtgagtggaagggcagtgctgtggtggagcaggtcacccagaggcagtctgcatcagcccaaggctttgtgcttcaaggaacagctggggaggatggagagagatcagcaaaggaaggaagatgctcagacaagagccaggtggggcagcaggggggatgtgtccagcctgcagggaaagaggtgcaggggatgccacagcataggacaggctgtcgtggagatgatcaagggatgtaaagaggctgaaagccctcaacagacatgagctccttctccccttggctgtggctgttgtctccagctctgatgcctgtgaggagacaccttgtccttacagcacaggggcctcatggcctccttgtccccagccaggaacctgggagttgtgggaccatagtcctacccttggccttgcacagccccacatcacactgtcccaggaagggccctgggcaatgtgggagggacaggatctgccttcccagggttgggggtcagggcttggccctttggttaatgaaacacatccaggtttactgatcatcagagagacttcaccttgcttttcctgacctgtcatctctgcctgcagttttcttctctaaccagaccctggagtcatttcctcagtagtgttcctcagtgggacccattaacattacaagaaactttggagtttgaatatgacttggacttcttgagaggtttcctCAATTGCCTCTCAGGGTCTgaagttcatggactcagcagcaaacccaccagaggggtcattaaagtgccttgggctgctcctgtgctgctgagctgggctgggctcctgggacagagggagctcatggcaagcggcagcgctgcagagagacagctctgcccaggagcagctcctctgcaaagcgcagcagggctgagggctctgcctggggatctcagggagacgagcaaggcagagagagatgaaaggtggtcaggactgggaggatgactgagagctcactggaggagaaatctttgcagcccttgacccGGTAAGTctgtgggtgcagggcaatgcagctgtagctcctggaggcatctcctcaagttagcacagcCACAACTTGTGGGATcagtaaggagggggctcttgtcaggcaattttgaacagctgtgaagccatgtgagcacccaggggtgcccagggctgtcctgcagagcagggtccctgcaccccagggctgtgccggggcagggactctgccgcctgccagggtcagcgctcagcctgcccagggagatccccacggtgctgtggggagaagctgtgggtggaagcagcAACCTCTGGCTGGGCAGGTTCCTGCTATGGAGAGGGTGCTGCATGGGCCAGGGCTTCCCACAGCTGCAGATCACTGCAGGACATTCCCAGGAGACTTTTAAGAAACACAGCAAGACACAGGCTCTGTGAAAGGAGAGGATCCTTTTCTATCAGTCTCATACTCTGAGTTGTCTATGTGGCCAAAGGGAGACAATAATTAATGTCTCAGTTCAGAAGGatgcactgaaattccaaatctgtGGCTCTTAGCAGTGAATAAACCTGTGAGTATCAGAAATGGGCACACCCTGGCTTCCAGACATCATCAGCATgacttttccatgctcattattgttggtctgatgttctgatcagagccggcccacacagagctgcccctgggcagtgcccggctgctgggaggggtctgcagggcagagctgagcacacagcggctgggatggggtctgtgacactgacgggaggagacctgggcacagagacacagctgcaggcagggacagctccaggcagcagagcaggggctgttcaggagctcttctgctcctgctctgcagatggctgctgggggttgtctgctgggcaatgatctgactgtccctttagcacatcccatcttcaggagccctgactctgctctgcctgtcctgctgggctcaccagctgcccccagaaaggcccagctctgctgtaggatgccaggagtgctgagcctttccttggggtccgcactcaGTGCTCAGAGTCCTTTGTttctctgggtgaggggtcgtgtcctgctctctccatcacatctccacctctgggctggggcagagaagagtttgcagatctgccctttcaaacagggctccctgctccagtacgagtccagttttgggttttcttttaaagagaggattgtttatgaagttgtttttaaggcagcacaggtgaaagcacagggcaaatgggtaaaagctgttctcctgactctgcactgagccacagagagatgagcccttttgcctgtcctgtctcaagactcttcacattttcagtcatatcTATGAGGAATTCAACCCCTGCAAACTCCACTCATGAGATGTGATGGTGCAAAactaaaaacacagacaaaatatCATAATGATATGCTAAGCCTGTGCTTTTGCAGCCCACGCTCTTAAGTGTCACGAGTGCTGATATTGAATTTTTCCATTAATGGTGCATAAAATCTGACATTGCTTGTGAACATCAGATCTGTCACCAACCAGCTCCCATGTcccctctgcagcagagcaaagctggctgcttggccCAGGatgggcagaggtcctgctcctcacagcacactcagccagcacacaccagaggaaggaaatgcatttgAATTGGGGTGAGTACTATGAAAAGATGCAGTGCCCTTCTCAGAGGAGTCTTCCCACATTTTATCTTGTCATTTCGTTTTTCAGAGCAGGGCCTCCATATCAAGAaagagcaaatgtccaacagcagctccatcacccagttcctcctcctggcgtccacagacacacgggagctgcagctcttgcacttctggctcttcctgggcatctacctggctgccctcctgggcaacggcctcatcatcaccaccatagcctgtgaccagcacctccacacccccatgtacttcttcctgctcaacctcgccctccttgacctgggctccatctccaccattctcCCAAAGTCCATGGCCAATGccctgtgggacaccagggccatttcttatatggAATGTGCTGCCCAaatcttttgctttgtctttctcattttgGCAGAGTTCTAtcttctcaccgtcatgtcctatgaccgctacgttgccatctgcagacccctgcactatgggaccctcctgggcagcagagcttgtgtccacatggcagcagctgcctgggccagtgggtttctcaatgctctgctgcacacggccaatacattttcactgccactgtgcaagggcaatgccctggaccagttcttctgtgaaatccctcagatcctcaagctctcctgctcaaactcctacttcagggaagctgggcttcttgtggttagtgcctgtttaggatttgggtgttttgtgttcatcgttgtgtcctatgtgcagatcttcagggccgtgctgaggatcccctctgagcagggacggcacaaagccttttccatgtgcctccctcacctggctgtggtctccctgtttgtcagcactgccatgtttgcccacctgaagcccccctccatctcctccccatccctggacctggtggtgtctgttctttacacagtggtgcctccagcagtgaatcccctcatctacagcatgaggaaccaggagctcaaggacgccctgtggaaactcatatcttactgttttctgaagcaataaactgcccatctgcttctacatagcagttttaatgtagctAATTGCAGGACCACCctgtcatctggattttctgttattgcttggttttttattgttttaatgttgtcatgccctttctaattctctctctgcttttcttttataaccactggctgtgtaaatgaggagccgtgctctccttttctcttaaacaaaatatacattcctgtagtaacttgtttttcactatatccgtcctccaaggcctttttggaggtTCAGGGAAAATTCCTGtgtgggtgggaggaggggaaaagagtccagcctggcagcactgccagggagcaccagcacttggccttccagagctgttctcgttccactcccacactctccttctcatcccttgtgttggtgcaaggcctgagtgctctggcagcctggtcaccgtcctgctgtgtgtcagtcctgtgagcgcaggcagggacaggcaatgggcactgctgtgacagagctggcctccgtaacagtACTTCTGTAAAGAagagtgatctcctcagggcagtgccggaaggcttaggtcttcttcaagtttctgtcaagaacatgcacaagaaggtggccacagatgcaaacaccagtgtccagctgcacagtgtgtgtgcagggctgggcacacagcagtgtcctctcacagccaggcctcctgctagagacctgcaggaccagcagagcaggggctgggctgtgcccctgtgcactggacaccccacggaagctgccccagggcatcgtcatggactggcccctcacaaccaacatttcctctctccccagctcagagaggttctttgtccctccatggagggacactgaatgagtatttcagctgttcataTTGCCTCATAcggatgagatgtgagcatgcacatcatgcaTGAGAGATGAGATGAACCCGAGTCAGCAGAAACGCCATGAGCTATTCCTGTGGGTTCCATTTTGGCCTGTAGGACAGACAGGGTCTTGAGGTCGTTTCTCGTtgggagtaacatcccatggaaactgcctaaatgcagcaccggttgtgcttcctttaaccaatgtccctgtgtccattcctcatgatgtgggacatctcagatgagtgcagagcagggtgacacaccacagggctgaggtgcctcccgtccctcgggagtggcaacaggaggccagagggacactgtgactcctgcctctgtgtgtgaaagggacagactctgtctctgaacatccctgggtgcataaggagtccatgaggccggctcagatgtggacacctgacagaacctgacatttctgtgtgtgactgcaggaacaaaccccactggcccaggcagatcAATCTCacgtgctcctgtctgctatgtcATCCTTACCTGTGAGTCTGAATTGTGGTCTGAAATCTGCCAGAGCAATCAGAGgggttctgaggtccttggaaaaggcagttgtcaaacctgtcttcaagaagggcaggaatgaGAACTGTGAGAATTACCGGCTGGTCAGCCTGTGTCCTTccatgggaagggaatgggacaagtcctcctgcagccatgtccaggcacttggaaaacaagaaagggattgctgaacccaaatgggcAGGGAAACAAAGGCATATTCTATACATGGAATTTCACAGGGTGTCAGACATGGTTTCCCACGGTGTCCTTAAAGTGGGATTGGTGCTCTCTGGGCTAAAGAAGTGaatgctgggtgggaagctgGCTGGATGATGAAGCCCAAATGTCACCAGTGGTACAAAGCCCCCCCTGCAGTCAGTTACCAGTGGAATCCCTCAgggaccagcacttgggccaacactgttgaatgtctttattctccccttgaATGAGGTGACGGAGTgaaccttcagctcctttgtggatggtgcaaagctgggcagaggccttgCACAACAtcacctggttcaccctgccctgagcaggacagtgagacaagatgatgttcaaacctgagttacTCTGTGATTCAAGGAATCTTTCCCTTGGaaaggttttggaagacagaatagGTGGAggaataagacaaaaaaaaaggaaaaaagaggcaggGGAGGAGACCTAAAAGGTGtcaacagaaacagagcagttcctgtgaagaatgtttctcTACTCAAATTGTTAGCAGGAAATCTATAATCAGCTCCCCAAACtctctgttttgctcattggccccctgggatTTACgtcacatttctttacatcagattctgcactgaagtttgcacctgattgttacagcttctttgCAGGAATTACTTCATGTTTCCTTAGAGAACCGGATTAAACAGGCACCGGggaatttttaattagaggaaacaaagaaaggagaaaaaaaagaaaacacaatagaacttaatgatgtttctcagttctatggttaaattaagtagtttccagtgaggtccattgCCATAACTGAGTCGCCTATAGGGAGTACGACAGCAACTGCTGAAAGACTTTACCTgtctgaagctcaaagcagggagagagctgagagGCTCTGAacgagcaaagagtgagaggaggaagaacctctggggagcaatggaaagtgcaaatgtccagacaggcttctgaagagacgaCTGCATACATGGTGAgctgaataaggacaggtagaaactcctggatgttcagggggatttaTACACATCGTGATAGACAGAATTCTGGCAATGCGAGCACAGGGAAAGGTCAATGTTTCAACTCCCACACTACATAtacattctgaaaattcatattttagcaGTATAGAAatttcacagacattttattggaaatattgaATTATTTCATCTGATTAAGAaagtgtggtgttttttgttcttgttgttgttgttggtttggtttgttttttcagttttctgggAAGTTCTCAGTTTTTCAGGATGAGCTCCATGGTCTCACTATAAGCACCCAGTGCAAACCTCGAGAGGCCCCAGTATACCTGAGGTGTTTGCCTGGACTGGCAGGTATCAGACAAGACTGATAAAGACATGTTGCTTCCATCATTTACTTCTAGTATTCAAGACTTCTGTGCTTAATTAGAAAAGTTTCAGCACTGTAGGCAAAGAGGCAGGTACATgaagagcactgagaagaagtgatagaagaATTATCCAGTTGATatcacggaatcatagaatcgtttcagtggaaagagaccctcagtatcatcgagtccaaccataatctgaCTCAAgcactaaaccatctcccttaagaacctcatctaaactccttttaaacacctacaggGATGATGACCCCgtgacttccctgggcagcctgttccaatgcccgacaaccgtttccatgaagaattttttcctaatatccaatctaaacctcccctggcacaacttgaggccatttcctcttgtcctatcacttgctactcaggagaagacacaaacaccctccctgctccaacCTCCTATCAGGCCGTtatagacagtgataaggtctcccctcagcctccttttctccaggctaaacagccccagttctctcagccgctcctcctaagacttcttctccagcttcttcagcaGCTCCGTTGCCgttctctgaactcgctccagaacgtaaaggtctttcctatagtgaggggcccaaaactgaacacaggattccaggtggggcctcaccagcactgaggacaaggggatgatcactgccctgaTACTGCTGGCTGTGCTATTCTTGGTGCAcgtcaggatgctggtggcctttttggccacctgggcacacactggctcctgttcagctgctgtcagtcaacacccgCAGATCCCTTTCTGTCggtcagctttccagccactcttccctgagcccgGAGCCTTattggggttgttgtgacccaagtgcaggacctgggacttggccttgttgagcctcagacaactggcctcaacccatcaatccagctcatctagatccctctgtatgTCCTTCCTACTcaccagcagatcaacactccttcccctgctgtgctgtgctttattTGGTGGCCAAAACAGCTTTGAGAACACgctgacatttttgttgttgctgagcagtgctggcacagcctcaaggccttctgtgtttctcagtctGCCCCAAAAACAagagggctggatgtggctaaagggtgggaggggaccaagccaggacagctgaccccaactgaccaaagagatattccacacGATATGGCATCATGGTCagcaacctcatacaattgttcTCAGTCCATCATTTCatccggtccagatccctccgggtggccttcccaccctccagcagatcaacactcccacccaatttggtgtcacctgcaagcttactgagggtgcactcgatcccctcatccagatcattgataaagagattaaacagaactggccccaatactgagccctgggaacaccactcgtgactggccaccaactgggtttgactccattcaccacaactctttgggcccagccctccagccagttctttatgcatcgcagatacacccatccaggccatgagctgcagctgctccaggagatgctgtgggatacggtgtcaaaggctttaccgatgtctaagtgcacaacatccacagcctgtgtggcagATTCATTCCCCCACAACAGACTTTCCCTCgtctgctaagccggtcaccttgtcacaggaggagatcaggttggtcaagcaggacctgcctttcataaagccatgctgattgggcctgATTGCTCGTCTAGTATGTGTGACTGCAcagtcctttcccagccatgttcctgctcttcctgggtaggggctgtgggtactttggcagaggttctttcccagccacgttcctgctgctgggctgtcacctccagagacagaactgaccccacagtccccttcacagccacacgctgcttactggattatgagttactgagacacaactgacctcataataccacacccatccatccccctccgtAGCACCCAGGACCCAAC containing:
- the LOC136000338 gene encoding olfactory receptor 14J1-like, with translation MSYDRYVAICRPLHYGTLLGSRACVHMAAAAWASGFLNALLHTANTFSLPLCKGNALDQFFCEIPQILKLSCSNSYFREAGLLVVSACLGFGCFVFIVVSYVQIFRAVLRIPSEQGRHKAFSMCLPHLAVVSLFVSTAMFAHLKPPSISSPSLDLVVSVLYTVVPPAVNPLIY